One genomic segment of Mastomys coucha isolate ucsf_1 unplaced genomic scaffold, UCSF_Mcou_1 pScaffold22, whole genome shotgun sequence includes these proteins:
- the Gdf1 gene encoding embryonic growth/differentiation factor 1 has protein sequence MLPICHRFCDHLLLLLLLPSTTLASAPASLGPAAALLQVLGLPEEPRSVPTLRPVPPVMWRLFRRRDPQEARVGRPLRPCHVEELGVAGNIVRHISDSGLSSRPAQPARTSGLCPEWTVVFDLSSVEPTERPTRARLELRLEAESEDTRGWELSVALWAEAEHLGPELLRVPVPPGLPLRADLLGTAVAANASVPCTLRLALSLHPGATAACGRLAEASLLLVTLDPRLCPLPRSRRHMEPREGGGPVGTCRTRRLHVSFREVGWHRWVIAPRGFLANFCQGTCALPETLRGPGGPPALNHAVLRALMHAAAPTPGAGSPCCVPERLSPISVLFFDNSDNVVLRHYEDMVVDECGCR, from the exons ATCTGCCACCGTTTTTGCGaccacctcctcctcctactcttgcTGCCCTCGACGACCCTGGCCTCCGCGCCAGCATCCTTGGGCCCCGCTGCCGCTCTGCTCCAGGTTCTTGGGCTTCCCGAAGAGCCCCGGAGTGTTCCTACGCTCCGACCTGTACCTCCTGTCATGTGGCGCCTATTCCGCCGCCGCGACCCCCAGGAGGCCAGAGTGGGGCGCCCTCTACGGCCATGCCACGTGGAAGAACTGGGGGTCGCCGGAAACATCGTGCGCCACATCTCCGACAGCG GTCTGTCCTCCAGGCCCGCACAGCCTGCCAGGACCTCGGGGCTGTGCCCCGAGTGGACAGTCGTCTTTGACTTGTCGAGCGTGGAGCCCACAGAACGCCCAACACGCGCGCGCCTAGAGTTGCGGCTGGAGGCTGAGAGCGAAGATACACGAGGGTGGGAGCTAAGCGTGGCGTTGTGGGCCGAGGCAGAGCATCTTGGGCCTGAGCTGCTGCGTGTGCCGGTGCCACCGGGGCTGCCCCTGCGCGCGGACCTACTGGGGACTGCAGTAGCTGCCAACGCATCAGTGCCGTGCACCCTGCGCCTGGCGCTGTCACTGCACCCTGGGGCCACTGCAGCCTGTGGGCGCCTGGCTGAGGCCTCGTTGCTGCTGGTGACGCTGGACCCACGCCTGTGTCCCTTGCCTCGGTCGCGGCGCCACATGGAGCCCAGGGAAGGAGGTGGTCCAGTGGGCACATGTCGCACCCGACGGTTGCATGTGAGCTTCCGTGAGGTGGGTTGGCACCGTTGGGTGATCGCGCCGCGTGGCTTCCTAGCCAACTTCTGCCAGGGCACGTGCGCACTACCCGAAACGCTGAGGGGACCCGGCGGGCCGCCTGCACTCAACCATGCTGTGCTGCGCGCGCTCATGCACGCAGCTGCTCCCACCCCGGGTGCAGGATCGCCCTGCTGCGTGCCAGAACGCCTGTCGCCCATCTCTGTGCTCTTCTTCGACAATAGTGACAACGTGGTGCTGCGACACTACGAGGACATGGTGGTGGATGAGTGTGGCTGCCGCTGA